One segment of Prionailurus bengalensis isolate Pbe53 chromosome X, Fcat_Pben_1.1_paternal_pri, whole genome shotgun sequence DNA contains the following:
- the LOC122477155 gene encoding adhesion G-protein coupled receptor G4-like, which yields MDTIVIVIITMLPTHVANVRRQGGNESQQGVSWMVAYALSLKGKRLDFYGRADTYVSLTNTVPELSRFTACIDLVFVDDKSSDWMAFSYITNNTFLGREDIDLGLAGDHQQLILSNLGKTFYIRYQLAPFQWHTICLLWDGVKGRLELFLNTERILVVMDQPQSLTPNGTLILGHFLKNWDSQVKSPLPGFAGSLYYFQLWDHVLENEDFMKCLGGNVVSWEEDVWLINKIIPTVDMRLRCCE from the exons ATGGACACCATcgtcatcgtcatcatcaccatGTTGCCCACACATGTGGCAAACGTACGGAGGCAGGGTGGGAATGAGAGCCAGCAGGGAGTCAGCTGGATGGTAGCGT ATGCACtttcactgaaaggaaaaagactGGATTTTTATGGAAGAGCTGACACGTACGTGAGCCTGACCAACACGGTTCCTGAACTCAGTCGATTCACAGCATGCATTGACCTGGTATTCGTGGATGACAAATCAAGCGATTGGATGGCCTTCTCCTATATTACTAATAACACCTTCCTGGGCAGAGAAGACATAGACCTTGGACTTGCAGGAGACCATCAGCAGCTAATACTGTCCAACTTGGGGAAGACTTTTTATATCCGTTACCAACTGGCTCCGTTTCAGTGGCATACAATCTGCTTGCTATGGGATGGTGTCAAGGGCAGATTAGAGCTCTTCCTGAATACAGAAAGGATACTGGTAGTGATGGATCAACCACAAAGCCTGACACCTAACGGGACTCTGATTCTAGGACATTTTCTCAAGAACTGGGACAGCCAGGTTAAAAGCCCACTGCCTGGCTTTGCTGGCAGCTTGTACTACTTTCAACTCTGGGACCACGTCCTGGAAAATGAGGACTTTATGAAGTGTTTGGGTGGAAACGTAGTTAGTTGGGAAGAAGATGTTTGGCTCATCAACAAGATCATCCCAACTGTTGACATGAGACTGCGCTGCTGTGAGTAA